In the genome of Chryseobacterium oryzae, one region contains:
- the aroC gene encoding chorismate synthase, giving the protein MFNSLGNLLNLTTFGESHGIAYGGIINNFPSGVEINLEKIQYELDRRKPGQSAIVTQRKESDKVKFLSGIFEGKTTGTPIGFLIENENQKSKDYDHIAEMYRPSHADFTYDQKFGIRDYRGGGKSSARETINWVVAGALAKQLLPEIEINAYVSSVGDIFCEKPYQALDFSKTENNDVRCPDAETAERMIARIKEIKKEGNTIGGTVTCVIKNVPVGIGEPVFSKLQAELAKAMLNINACKGFEYGSGFCGAKMTGSEHNDSFNPDFSTKSNLSGGIQGGISNGMDIYFRVAFKPVATILRPQESVDKYGNPVIVEGKGRHDPCVVPRAVPIVENLAAFVLADLFLINKTRNINQFK; this is encoded by the coding sequence ATGTTCAATTCATTAGGTAATCTTCTTAACCTCACAACTTTTGGTGAGAGCCACGGCATAGCGTATGGCGGAATTATTAATAATTTCCCTTCGGGCGTAGAAATAAATTTAGAGAAAATACAGTACGAACTCGATCGTAGAAAGCCCGGTCAGTCAGCAATCGTTACACAAAGAAAAGAGAGCGATAAAGTAAAATTTCTGTCCGGAATTTTCGAGGGAAAAACTACGGGTACACCCATTGGTTTTTTAATAGAAAATGAAAATCAGAAGTCGAAAGATTACGATCATATCGCTGAAATGTACCGCCCAAGTCACGCAGATTTTACTTACGATCAAAAATTTGGTATCCGTGATTATCGCGGCGGCGGAAAATCTTCGGCACGCGAAACTATCAACTGGGTTGTTGCAGGAGCTTTAGCTAAGCAGCTTTTACCAGAAATAGAAATAAATGCGTATGTTTCTTCCGTAGGTGATATTTTCTGCGAAAAACCATATCAGGCTTTAGATTTTTCTAAAACTGAAAATAATGATGTGAGATGTCCAGATGCAGAAACTGCCGAAAGAATGATTGCCAGAATTAAAGAGATTAAAAAAGAAGGCAATACGATAGGCGGAACGGTTACTTGCGTTATAAAAAACGTTCCTGTAGGAATTGGTGAACCTGTTTTTTCTAAATTACAGGCTGAACTCGCAAAAGCAATGTTGAATATTAATGCCTGCAAAGGTTTTGAATACGGAAGTGGATTTTGTGGTGCAAAAATGACGGGTTCTGAACATAATGATTCTTTTAATCCCGATTTCAGTACGAAGTCCAATCTTTCAGGAGGAATTCAGGGTGGTATTTCCAACGGAATGGATATTTATTTCAGAGTCGCTTTCAAGCCGGTAGCCACTATTTTGAGACCTCAAGAAAGTGTAGACAAATATGGAAATCCTGTTATTGTGGAAGGTAAAGGAAGACACGATCCATGCGTAGTTCCAAGAGCTGTACCAATTGTAGAAAATCTGGCTGCTTTTGTGTTAGCAGATCTATTTTTAATTAATAAAACAAGGAATATAAACCAATTTAAATAA
- a CDS encoding prephenate dehydrogenase, whose product MKISIIGVGLIGGSLALKLKQKKAAEYIYGIDNNSENLKDALSLNIIDEKADFKTGIEAADLIIIAVPVDSAKNILPEVLDLINDRQTVMDVGSTKSGIGKSVENHPKRSRFVAFHPMWGTENHGAKSATAESFAHKAGVICDREKSSPDALELVENIVKNLEMHPIYMNAEDHDVHTAYISHISHITSYALANTVLEKEKEEETIFQLASSGFSSTVRLAKSHPEMWVPIFKQNKENVLDVLNEHIFQLKKFKSALEKENFEFLEELIVNANKIRGILDK is encoded by the coding sequence ATGAAAATAAGCATTATTGGTGTAGGTCTTATTGGAGGCTCGCTCGCATTAAAATTAAAACAGAAAAAAGCTGCCGAATATATTTATGGAATTGATAATAATTCTGAAAATCTTAAAGATGCTCTTTCTTTAAATATCATTGATGAAAAAGCAGATTTCAAAACAGGAATTGAAGCAGCAGACCTTATCATCATAGCTGTTCCGGTAGATTCTGCCAAAAATATTCTGCCGGAAGTTTTAGATTTAATCAATGACCGCCAAACGGTGATGGATGTGGGTTCTACCAAATCCGGAATTGGAAAATCTGTGGAAAATCATCCTAAAAGATCAAGATTTGTGGCATTTCACCCGATGTGGGGCACAGAAAACCACGGTGCAAAATCTGCAACAGCCGAAAGTTTTGCCCACAAAGCAGGTGTAATCTGCGACAGAGAAAAATCTTCTCCGGATGCATTGGAACTTGTAGAAAATATTGTAAAAAACCTTGAAATGCATCCAATTTACATGAATGCTGAAGATCACGATGTACATACAGCCTATATTTCGCACATTTCGCACATCACTTCTTATGCTTTAGCTAATACCGTTTTGGAGAAGGAAAAAGAGGAAGAAACTATTTTTCAATTGGCGAGTTCGGGTTTTTCGAGTACGGTTCGTCTGGCGAAATCTCATCCTGAAATGTGGGTTCCGATTTTTAAACAAAACAAAGAAAATGTTTTGGATGTGCTTAATGAGCATATTTTCCAGCTTAAAAAATTCAAATCTGCGTTGGAGAAAGAAAATTTTGAATTTCTTGAAGAATTAATTGTGAATGCCAACAAAATACGTGGAATTCTAGATAAATAA
- the polA gene encoding DNA polymerase I yields the protein MEATQDKRLFLIDAYAMIFRGYYALIRSPRITSTGIDTSAIFGFTNSLIELIRRERPTHLAVVFDVGQASVRTNDYTEYKANRSETPEAITTAIPYIKRILEAMHIPHLGVEGYEADDVIGTIACKAEKEGYTTFMVTPDKDFAQLVTDKIKIYKPGLKGSDIEILGVDEVKAKYEIEDPKQVIDFLAMMGDAVDNIPGLDGVGEKTAMKFLKEFGSIENLLANTDQLKGKLKEKVEASAERGILSKKLATIICDAPIEFHQEQYDLETPDFDKVKEIFDEIEFRRLYENLYRAFAPSETLSVKSAQISEVEIQITETPQQKVAKNVGQLDLFATYEELDQATSTKTTIEQNDHLYQFVDNPKAQKILVENLLRQKAVCFDTETTSLNEMEAELVGMSFSYQKGLAYYVPFSEDQAEVLQTLEIFRPFFEKEDLIKIAHNLKYDYKVLQKYNITVKGAMFDTMIAHYLLNPDGRHGMDYLSEVYLHYKPVSIETIIGKKGKKQGNFRDADLRTQTDYAAEDADVTFQLYELFAPQLKKENLEDLFFKIEMPLMEVLAKMELAGISLDEKWLAQESIDLENDLRQLESTIFEISGEEFNMNSPRQLGDILFEKMQLDPKAKKTKTGQYATSEDVLQKLASKNEIIQHILEYRTYQKLKSTYVDALPSQIDKEDNRVHTNFSQTTAATGRLASVNPNLQNIPIRTLRGQQIRGAFVSGEGKKIISADYSQIELRLIAEISGEENMIKAFQNGEDIHASTAAKLFKIPLEEVSKTQRSQAKTVNFGIIYGQGAFALAEQTGLSRTEAKQMIEAYFETYPKLKAYMAEQVAKARELGYVETILGRKRHLKDINSGNFVIRGHAERNAVNAPVQGSAADVVKMAMIKIDKELQEQNLQTKMLLQVHDELLFEAPIEEVETAKNLIKKEMESAIETNVPLLVEVGVGNNWLEAH from the coding sequence ATGGAGGCAACACAAGATAAAAGGCTTTTTCTTATTGATGCGTATGCAATGATTTTCAGAGGATATTATGCACTCATCAGAAGTCCTAGAATTACCAGTACAGGGATTGATACATCTGCTATTTTTGGTTTTACCAATTCTTTGATAGAGCTTATCCGAAGAGAAAGACCAACCCATTTGGCTGTAGTTTTTGATGTCGGACAGGCAAGTGTGAGAACCAATGACTATACCGAATACAAAGCCAATAGAAGCGAAACTCCAGAAGCAATTACAACAGCAATTCCTTATATAAAAAGGATTTTGGAGGCAATGCATATCCCGCACTTGGGTGTTGAAGGCTATGAAGCGGATGATGTTATTGGAACTATTGCATGCAAAGCAGAAAAAGAAGGTTACACTACTTTTATGGTAACTCCGGATAAGGATTTTGCCCAATTGGTTACCGATAAAATTAAAATATATAAACCAGGCTTAAAAGGTAGTGATATCGAAATATTAGGTGTTGATGAAGTAAAAGCAAAATATGAGATTGAAGATCCGAAGCAGGTCATCGATTTTCTGGCAATGATGGGAGATGCAGTAGATAATATTCCCGGATTGGATGGAGTAGGAGAGAAAACAGCTATGAAATTCCTTAAAGAATTCGGAAGTATCGAAAATCTTTTAGCCAATACAGACCAGTTGAAAGGTAAGCTTAAAGAAAAAGTTGAAGCTTCGGCTGAACGCGGTATTTTATCTAAAAAATTAGCAACCATTATCTGTGATGCTCCAATTGAATTCCATCAGGAACAATACGATCTTGAAACTCCCGATTTCGATAAAGTGAAGGAGATTTTTGATGAAATTGAATTCAGAAGGCTTTATGAAAATCTTTATCGTGCTTTTGCTCCATCCGAAACGCTGTCGGTGAAGAGTGCTCAGATTTCGGAAGTTGAAATTCAGATTACAGAAACTCCACAGCAGAAAGTTGCCAAAAATGTAGGACAGCTCGACCTTTTTGCTACTTATGAAGAACTCGATCAGGCAACTTCCACAAAAACAACTATTGAGCAAAACGACCATTTGTACCAGTTCGTAGACAATCCGAAAGCTCAGAAAATTTTAGTTGAAAATTTACTCAGACAAAAAGCGGTGTGTTTTGATACCGAAACGACTTCTTTAAATGAAATGGAAGCCGAGCTTGTGGGAATGAGCTTTTCCTACCAAAAAGGTTTGGCGTATTATGTTCCGTTTTCTGAGGATCAGGCTGAAGTTTTGCAGACTTTGGAAATTTTCCGACCATTTTTTGAAAAAGAAGATTTAATTAAGATTGCTCACAACTTAAAATACGATTATAAAGTTCTTCAAAAATATAATATTACCGTAAAAGGTGCAATGTTCGATACCATGATTGCACATTATCTTCTAAATCCCGACGGAAGACACGGAATGGATTATCTTTCTGAAGTTTATCTTCATTATAAACCCGTTTCCATTGAAACAATTATTGGGAAAAAGGGTAAAAAACAAGGTAACTTTAGGGATGCAGATTTAAGAACCCAGACCGATTACGCTGCGGAAGATGCAGATGTTACTTTTCAGTTATACGAATTGTTCGCACCACAGCTCAAAAAAGAAAATTTAGAAGATTTATTTTTTAAAATTGAAATGCCTTTAATGGAAGTTTTAGCTAAAATGGAATTGGCAGGAATTTCCTTAGACGAAAAATGGCTGGCTCAGGAAAGTATTGATCTGGAAAATGATTTAAGGCAGTTAGAATCTACCATATTTGAAATTTCCGGTGAAGAATTTAATATGAATTCTCCAAGACAGTTGGGCGATATTCTATTTGAAAAAATGCAGCTGGATCCGAAAGCTAAAAAAACCAAAACCGGACAGTATGCTACTTCCGAAGATGTTCTGCAAAAATTAGCTTCAAAAAACGAAATTATACAGCATATTTTAGAATACAGAACTTATCAGAAGCTGAAATCTACTTATGTTGATGCTTTGCCATCCCAGATTGATAAAGAGGATAACAGAGTACATACCAATTTTTCTCAGACCACTGCTGCAACGGGGCGTTTGGCGAGTGTAAATCCTAATTTACAGAATATCCCAATCCGTACTTTGAGAGGGCAGCAAATTCGTGGAGCTTTTGTTTCGGGTGAAGGTAAAAAAATTATTTCTGCAGATTATTCTCAAATAGAACTGCGTCTAATTGCCGAGATTTCGGGTGAAGAAAATATGATTAAAGCCTTTCAGAACGGTGAAGATATTCACGCTTCTACAGCGGCAAAATTGTTTAAAATTCCATTAGAAGAAGTTTCAAAAACACAGAGAAGTCAGGCGAAAACGGTTAATTTTGGAATAATTTACGGTCAGGGTGCCTTTGCTTTGGCAGAACAAACCGGTCTTTCGAGAACCGAGGCAAAACAAATGATTGAAGCATATTTTGAAACTTATCCAAAACTGAAAGCATATATGGCAGAACAGGTTGCCAAAGCTAGAGAGTTGGGGTATGTAGAAACGATTTTAGGCAGAAAGAGACATTTAAAAGACATTAATTCCGGAAATTTCGTGATTCGAGGTCATGCCGAAAGAAATGCGGTGAATGCTCCTGTACAGGGAAGTGCTGCAGATGTTGTAAAAATGGCGATGATTAAAATAGACAAAGAGCTTCAGGAACAGAATCTTCAGACCAAAATGCTGCTTCAGGTGCATGACGAATTGTTATTTGAAGCACCTATTGAAGAAGTAGAAACGGCGAAAAATCTTATTAAAAAAGAAATGGAATCTGCCATTGAAACCAATGTTCCGTTATTGGTAGAGGTGGGTGTAGGAAATAACTGGCTAGAAGCACATTAA
- a CDS encoding YIP1 family protein — protein MNWKTIFNPFVKFDEKKLLLAGIGSAIIVFSISYLLGYQMDSLFHFNYLDKKDSFLKSIGYTLLVYAISSLVFYIYGKIINKKTRFIDIITPVLISQCVGIFVVLLSEIPLVKNAQQEILSSTENIAPHFSPITLITTLVFSILSLTISVYGIALFYNGFKTATNMKNWYHIVVFAVLLLTLMISMQFLQ, from the coding sequence ATGAACTGGAAAACTATTTTTAATCCTTTTGTAAAATTTGACGAGAAAAAATTGCTTCTTGCAGGGATAGGTTCTGCAATTATTGTTTTTTCTATAAGTTATTTGCTCGGTTATCAGATGGATAGCTTATTTCATTTTAATTATCTCGATAAGAAAGATTCTTTCCTTAAAAGTATTGGATATACGCTGCTTGTATATGCAATAAGCAGTCTCGTTTTCTATATCTACGGAAAAATAATAAATAAAAAAACAAGATTTATTGATATTATTACTCCTGTTCTTATTTCCCAATGCGTAGGTATTTTTGTAGTACTTCTTTCAGAAATCCCATTAGTAAAAAATGCCCAGCAAGAAATTTTGTCATCTACAGAAAATATTGCGCCCCATTTTTCACCAATTACACTTATTACAACACTTGTATTTTCAATTTTGTCGTTAACTATTTCTGTTTATGGAATCGCTCTGTTCTACAACGGCTTTAAAACGGCTACTAATATGAAAAATTGGTATCATATTGTGGTATTTGCCGTATTACTTTTAACGCTAATGATAAGCATGCAATTTTTACAATAA
- a CDS encoding serine hydrolase domain-containing protein — MKNKFSLLFSFLIFNLSFAQQIVGSWMGELEIQATKLPLIVNIKQVDSVYSATLDSPLQGAEGIPVDRTTFKNKELFFEIKKINASFKGILNNSEIKGNFSQNGMVLPLLLKPFDKAKHQDGEVENLSLADISESSKKMDEYLSYLEKNNALAGEISVFKEGKEVYKKTFGEKNLPDFKNSNTVFQIGSITKTMTAIMIFKMIEEKKLNLDTTLDQFFPQIPNAKKITIAQLLHHSSGLGDYIQGEKNTRWLVTPQSEKAIIDRIIQQGSLFEPGTGQQYSNSGYYLLTKILEKVSDKSYSENLKKYIINPLKLKDFYTASQKSSVIYPSFLYDKKWVRVKDFDFNNVVGVGDIATTPYQLNIIINSIFDKKIISKESLHEMMPDTQKFGMGLSIVPFYGKIFVGHSGGTYGTNSLMIYNGEENISISYSLNADRTGIAGNEFAVAILSFLYGKKYDLPKIN, encoded by the coding sequence ATGAAAAACAAATTTTCACTTCTCTTCAGTTTCTTGATTTTCAATTTAAGTTTTGCTCAGCAAATTGTAGGTTCCTGGATGGGCGAACTTGAAATTCAGGCTACAAAACTTCCGTTAATTGTTAATATTAAGCAAGTGGATAGTGTTTATAGTGCTACTTTAGACAGTCCGTTACAAGGTGCAGAAGGAATTCCTGTAGACCGCACCACCTTTAAGAATAAAGAGTTGTTTTTTGAAATTAAAAAAATAAATGCTTCTTTTAAAGGAATTTTGAATAACTCTGAAATTAAAGGAAATTTCAGCCAAAACGGAATGGTTCTTCCTCTTCTTTTAAAACCTTTTGATAAAGCAAAGCATCAAGATGGCGAAGTTGAAAATTTAAGTTTAGCAGATATTTCAGAAAGTTCAAAGAAAATGGATGAGTATTTATCTTATCTTGAAAAAAATAATGCACTTGCAGGAGAAATTTCCGTTTTCAAAGAAGGCAAGGAGGTTTATAAAAAGACATTTGGAGAAAAAAATCTTCCCGATTTTAAGAATAGCAATACCGTTTTTCAGATTGGATCTATTACCAAAACGATGACCGCAATTATGATTTTTAAAATGATAGAAGAAAAAAAACTGAATCTTGATACAACATTGGATCAGTTTTTCCCTCAGATTCCTAATGCTAAAAAAATTACGATTGCTCAGCTCCTGCATCACAGTTCAGGATTGGGAGATTATATACAGGGAGAAAAGAATACAAGATGGTTGGTAACTCCGCAGTCCGAAAAAGCTATCATAGACAGAATTATACAGCAAGGATCTCTATTTGAGCCCGGAACGGGGCAACAATATTCCAATTCAGGATATTATTTACTTACAAAAATCTTAGAAAAGGTTTCTGATAAATCGTATTCAGAAAATTTAAAAAAATATATTATCAATCCATTAAAATTAAAAGATTTTTATACCGCAAGTCAGAAATCATCTGTCATATACCCTTCATTTCTTTACGATAAAAAATGGGTTCGCGTAAAGGATTTTGATTTCAATAATGTGGTAGGCGTAGGAGATATTGCTACTACTCCTTATCAGCTCAACATTATCATCAATTCTATTTTTGATAAAAAAATAATCTCCAAAGAATCTTTACACGAGATGATGCCCGATACCCAAAAATTCGGGATGGGACTATCTATTGTGCCTTTTTACGGGAAAATTTTTGTTGGCCACAGCGGTGGAACATACGGAACCAATTCTCTAATGATATATAATGGAGAAGAAAACATTTCTATTTCTTATTCTTTAAATGCCGACAGAACAGGAATTGCCGGAAACGAATTTGCAGTAGCAATACTCAGTTTTCTGTATGGTAAAAAATACGATCTGCCAAAAATAAATTAA
- a CDS encoding thioredoxin family protein — MKNYWDKAIYFDEYIKIGKSRLENPANQQEAEFKHYYELGLQRIDRTLKKYTPNEEQLAELVSKNFDGKIMIISEVWCGDASATVPALVKFFEGKNEVKIFLRDSDKSLINQYLTNGTESIPKVLVLDKDYNVKNSWGPRPKFGHGLLLKYKADPENYTKDMFYNDLQVYYAKNRGKDAIQEILDLL, encoded by the coding sequence ATGAAAAATTATTGGGACAAAGCCATTTATTTCGACGAATATATTAAAATCGGGAAAAGCAGACTCGAAAATCCTGCCAATCAGCAGGAAGCCGAATTTAAACATTATTATGAACTCGGACTTCAACGAATTGACCGTACTTTAAAAAAATATACTCCCAACGAAGAGCAACTTGCAGAACTAGTATCTAAAAATTTTGACGGAAAAATCATGATAATTTCTGAAGTCTGGTGTGGTGATGCAAGTGCAACAGTTCCTGCTTTGGTAAAGTTTTTTGAAGGAAAAAACGAAGTGAAAATTTTTCTTCGCGACAGCGATAAAAGTTTGATTAACCAATATTTAACCAACGGTACAGAATCTATCCCAAAAGTTCTTGTTTTAGATAAGGATTATAATGTGAAAAATTCTTGGGGACCACGTCCAAAATTCGGACATGGATTACTTCTTAAATACAAAGCCGATCCGGAAAATTATACCAAAGATATGTTTTATAACGATCTGCAGGTTTATTACGCCAAAAATAGAGGCAAAGATGCCATACAGGAAATTTTAGATTTACTGTAA
- a CDS encoding L-serine ammonia-lyase translates to MESISVFEIIKVGIGPSSSHTMGPWNAAAAFIRIIKRERSIDEVKEVFVEFFGSLAKTGIGHGTDIAGMLGLSGEDFKTIDTTKIDDKIEHIKKSEILNLGGEKEISFIYGYHLVLNMQKTLDYHPNGMIFRAIFEDGTELVQDFYSVGGGFIMSQEKKSIDKHCVRTLYPCHKSSDIVKYCEKLGLSKMSDLILMNEESWRTKEETKAEALYIWKNIKECIYKGVNKEGILPGGLNVTRRAAGINRKLLGDKVYKNIDEWFQLVVDAEENFTNINKWISCFALAVNEENASFGRIITAPTNGASGVIPAVLMYSQAFTDAVSEDDIARFILVAGEIGTLFKKNATISAAMGGCQAEVGVSSAMAAAGLTEILGGSVGQVLMAAEIAMEHHLGLTCDPIKGLVQIPCIERNTMGAIKAITAANIALESDPTKARVTLDEVIQTMWETALSMNDRFKETSEGGLAIAVNVPEC, encoded by the coding sequence ATGGAATCAATATCAGTTTTTGAGATTATTAAAGTAGGAATAGGACCGTCGAGTTCTCATACGATGGGACCGTGGAATGCGGCTGCAGCGTTTATCAGAATTATAAAAAGAGAACGGTCAATAGATGAGGTAAAAGAAGTTTTCGTAGAATTTTTCGGCTCTTTAGCTAAAACAGGAATTGGTCACGGAACCGATATTGCCGGAATGCTCGGTCTAAGCGGTGAAGATTTTAAAACCATTGATACCACCAAAATTGATGATAAAATTGAGCATATTAAAAAATCTGAAATTCTAAATTTAGGCGGAGAAAAAGAGATTTCCTTCATTTATGGATATCATTTGGTTCTGAATATGCAGAAAACTTTAGATTATCATCCCAACGGAATGATTTTCAGAGCCATTTTTGAAGACGGAACAGAGCTTGTTCAGGATTTTTATTCTGTAGGGGGAGGTTTTATCATGAGTCAGGAAAAAAAATCTATAGATAAGCATTGTGTCCGCACTTTATATCCTTGTCATAAATCTTCGGATATTGTAAAATATTGCGAAAAACTCGGACTTTCAAAAATGTCTGATCTTATTCTGATGAACGAAGAAAGCTGGAGAACTAAGGAAGAAACCAAAGCAGAAGCATTATACATCTGGAAAAATATCAAAGAATGTATATATAAAGGCGTAAATAAAGAAGGAATTCTTCCTGGAGGCCTCAATGTTACCAGACGTGCTGCCGGAATCAACAGGAAACTGTTGGGCGATAAAGTTTATAAAAACATAGACGAGTGGTTTCAGCTTGTGGTAGATGCAGAAGAAAATTTCACTAATATCAACAAATGGATTTCCTGTTTTGCGCTGGCGGTGAATGAAGAAAATGCAAGCTTCGGAAGAATCATTACTGCTCCCACCAACGGAGCAAGTGGTGTAATTCCTGCTGTTTTGATGTATTCTCAGGCGTTTACGGATGCTGTAAGTGAGGATGATATTGCGAGATTTATTCTCGTTGCAGGAGAAATAGGGACTTTATTCAAGAAAAATGCTACGATTTCTGCGGCAATGGGCGGATGTCAGGCGGAAGTAGGCGTTTCTTCGGCTATGGCAGCTGCGGGCTTAACTGAGATTCTCGGAGGAAGCGTAGGGCAGGTTTTGATGGCGGCAGAAATTGCTATGGAGCATCATTTAGGCTTAACCTGTGATCCTATTAAAGGTCTGGTGCAGATTCCGTGTATAGAACGAAATACAATGGGTGCCATAAAAGCCATCACGGCGGCTAATATTGCTTTAGAGAGTGATCCTACGAAAGCCCGAGTAACTTTGGATGAAGTAATTCAGACCATGTGGGAAACGGCCCTGTCTATGAATGACCGATTTAAAGAAACTTCAGAAGGCGGTTTAGCTATTGCGGTGAATGTTCCTGAATGCTAA
- a CDS encoding PH domain-containing protein, producing MKNIPVKVGWELYIPMFIIIFFPVFLEIKNGNWNIVWLPSIIYAIVMILTYTIRYQMDREFLYIRNSVFGTTRLRITGISKIEKTWNMLSSPAPAVIGRVKIYSKDGDIIISPKNFMDFERELLAINPNIKVVK from the coding sequence ATGAAAAATATACCTGTAAAAGTAGGTTGGGAACTTTATATACCCATGTTCATTATTATATTTTTTCCTGTTTTTTTAGAAATAAAAAATGGTAACTGGAATATTGTATGGTTGCCTTCCATTATTTATGCAATAGTTATGATACTAACTTACACCATTCGTTACCAAATGGATAGGGAATTTTTATACATCCGAAACTCCGTCTTTGGAACCACCAGATTAAGGATTACGGGAATTTCTAAAATAGAGAAAACATGGAATATGCTTTCATCACCTGCTCCAGCTGTTATAGGAAGAGTAAAAATATATTCTAAAGATGGCGATATTATTATTTCTCCTAAAAATTTTATGGATTTCGAGCGTGAGCTTCTTGCAATAAACCCAAATATTAAAGTAGTAAAATAA
- the der gene encoding ribosome biogenesis GTPase Der, translating into MSNIVAIVGRPNVGKSTLFNRLLERREAIVDSTAGVTRDRHYGKSDWNGVDFTVIDTGGYDVNNDDVFQGEISKQVQLAVDEATSIIFMLNVEEGLTDTDYEIYEMLRRSNKPVYIVVNKVDSAREELDATEFYQLGIDKYYTLSSATGSGTGDLLDDIVGDFPTTEYKDPFEGLPKITIAGRPNVGKSTLTNALLDKDRNIVTDVAGTTRDSIQTLYNKFGHEFVLVDTAGMRRKSKVSEDLEFYSVMRSIRSIEYSDVVIIMVDATLGWESQDMNIFGLAQKNRKGIVIVVNKWDLIEDKQTNTIRDFEKAIRDKIGQFSDIPILFVSALTKQRILKVVETAMTVYEDRKKKIKTSKLNEIMLPIFEATPPPANKGKYIKIKYCVQLPTPSPQFVFFCNLPQYVKEPYKRFTENQLRKEFGFTGVPIEVYFRQK; encoded by the coding sequence ATGAGCAATATTGTTGCAATCGTTGGGCGTCCCAATGTAGGAAAATCCACATTATTTAACCGTTTATTAGAAAGAAGAGAAGCCATTGTAGATTCTACAGCTGGAGTAACCAGAGACCGTCATTACGGTAAGTCTGACTGGAATGGTGTAGATTTCACTGTAATTGATACCGGAGGTTATGATGTAAATAATGACGATGTATTTCAGGGAGAAATTTCTAAACAGGTACAGCTTGCGGTAGATGAAGCTACTTCTATTATTTTCATGCTGAATGTGGAAGAAGGTCTTACCGATACGGATTATGAAATCTATGAAATGCTCAGAAGATCCAATAAGCCAGTTTATATTGTAGTAAACAAAGTAGATTCGGCAAGAGAAGAATTGGATGCCACAGAATTTTATCAGTTGGGAATTGATAAATACTATACTTTATCTTCGGCAACAGGTTCCGGAACAGGAGATTTATTGGACGATATCGTAGGAGATTTTCCAACTACAGAATATAAAGATCCTTTCGAAGGATTGCCAAAAATTACCATTGCAGGTCGTCCTAATGTTGGAAAATCTACCTTAACCAATGCTTTACTCGATAAAGACAGAAACATTGTAACCGATGTTGCAGGTACCACAAGAGACAGTATCCAGACTTTGTACAATAAGTTTGGGCATGAGTTTGTTTTGGTAGATACTGCCGGAATGAGAAGAAAGTCTAAGGTTTCTGAAGATTTGGAATTTTATTCTGTAATGCGTTCTATTCGTTCTATTGAGTATTCTGATGTAGTAATTATCATGGTAGATGCTACTTTAGGATGGGAATCTCAGGACATGAACATTTTCGGTTTAGCTCAGAAAAACAGAAAAGGAATTGTTATTGTAGTGAATAAATGGGATTTAATTGAAGATAAACAAACCAATACCATCAGAGATTTTGAAAAAGCAATCCGCGACAAAATTGGTCAGTTTAGCGATATTCCTATTTTGTTTGTCTCGGCTTTAACGAAGCAGAGAATCTTAAAAGTGGTAGAAACAGCGATGACGGTTTATGAAGACCGCAAAAAGAAAATTAAAACTTCTAAGCTGAATGAAATTATGCTTCCTATTTTTGAAGCTACTCCTCCACCGGCAAATAAAGGAAAGTATATTAAAATTAAATACTGTGTACAACTTCCTACACCATCTCCACAGTTTGTTTTCTTTTGCAATTTGCCTCAGTATGTAAAAGAACCTTACAAAAGATTTACAGAAAACCAATTAAGAAAAGAATTCGGATTTACCGGAGTTCCTATCGAAGTATATTTCAGACAAAAATAA
- a CDS encoding DUF2089 family protein: MKLPITCPSCEHNLNVSQMKCPDCGTQVSGDYELPVFLKLKRDEQDFILNFFISSGSIKEMAKQADLSYPTMRNKMDDLIEKITKLNTL, translated from the coding sequence ATGAAACTTCCTATAACTTGCCCGAGTTGCGAGCATAATCTTAATGTAAGCCAGATGAAGTGTCCCGACTGCGGAACGCAAGTGAGTGGAGATTATGAGCTTCCTGTTTTTTTAAAGCTTAAGAGAGATGAGCAGGATTTTATTCTCAATTTTTTTATTTCCAGCGGAAGTATTAAAGAAATGGCAAAACAGGCAGACCTTTCTTACCCAACCATGAGAAATAAGATGGATGATCTCATTGAGAAAATTACGAAGCTAAATACCCTGTAA